One stretch of Deltaproteobacteria bacterium DNA includes these proteins:
- a CDS encoding DUF3488 domain-containing protein, protein MSFHACLLITTYVMTAAGLAALMLVESVGGGFVAAVAAACLASLPVNLRRRPPLPGALWNVLALVLFAVFVSFHYALSASLIDTLARFLAVLMAAKLFDMSAARDYVLLFVLVLFLILSAAASTVSPAFLALLALFVIGAIWAMILLNLRRDWEESARRPDAEPPPGLLGPSFFLYTAALTCACLVMTMGLFFILPRMAAGFFQTRTLDTVKISGFSDSVELGAMGPVKLDDTVVMRVEFPGLGSPPAPLYLRGRALDTFDGRQWSEALEQRRLVRGGNGRFRLAGAAQGALLAQRIVLEPLETETLFAAGRAVVVEGRFKNLWVDSKGAVRLPSPPFSRTEYRVWSRPVNGDGSALARNERRLYLELPRRLSPRVAGLARTVTADASGDLEAASAIRRHLTENYRYTLDPAPGPTGDPVGDFLFHTREGYCEHYATAMAVMLRTVGIPSRLVTGFLQGRWNEYGDYLVVRNSDAHTWVEAYIEGAGWMRFDPTPGQAPAPDSGVSTLALLMDSLRWRWIKYVVTYSSADQLRAAAGLERRAGSMLGSLRTWLKGLGARAWGAGEGAGGGFPVTAALSTAAVAAAALFALRRHGRPAGAGGDTPAYYREMLRVLEKKGFPRRPSETPSELAARCGSAHVRAVTEVFEAHRYGGVEPPARVMAEVRRRIKGLSASPLSSGKRQGGRRDGGS, encoded by the coding sequence ATGAGCTTCCACGCCTGTCTTCTCATAACGACCTACGTCATGACGGCCGCGGGCCTTGCGGCGCTCATGCTCGTAGAGAGCGTCGGGGGCGGCTTCGTCGCGGCCGTGGCCGCGGCCTGCCTTGCGAGCCTGCCCGTCAACCTGAGGCGCAGGCCGCCGCTTCCCGGCGCCCTGTGGAACGTCCTCGCCCTCGTGCTCTTCGCCGTGTTCGTCTCCTTTCACTACGCCCTGTCGGCCTCCCTCATCGACACGCTCGCCCGCTTCCTCGCCGTGCTCATGGCGGCCAAGCTCTTCGACATGAGCGCCGCCCGCGACTACGTCCTCCTCTTCGTCCTCGTCCTCTTCCTCATCCTCTCGGCCGCCGCCTCCACGGTGAGCCCCGCGTTCCTCGCCCTGCTCGCCCTCTTCGTCATAGGCGCCATCTGGGCCATGATACTGCTCAACCTCAGGCGCGACTGGGAGGAGTCGGCCCGGCGGCCGGACGCCGAGCCGCCGCCGGGACTTCTGGGGCCGTCCTTCTTCCTGTACACCGCGGCGCTCACCTGCGCGTGCCTCGTCATGACCATGGGGCTCTTCTTCATCCTGCCCCGCATGGCGGCCGGTTTCTTCCAGACGCGAACGCTCGACACCGTCAAGATATCGGGCTTCTCCGACAGCGTCGAACTCGGCGCGATGGGACCCGTCAAGCTCGACGACACGGTGGTGATGAGGGTGGAGTTCCCGGGGCTCGGCTCTCCTCCCGCCCCGCTCTACCTGCGGGGCCGGGCCCTCGACACCTTCGACGGCAGGCAATGGAGCGAGGCCCTCGAGCAGCGGCGGCTCGTGAGGGGCGGCAACGGCCGCTTCCGGCTCGCCGGGGCCGCGCAAGGCGCGCTTCTCGCTCAGCGCATAGTACTCGAGCCTCTCGAGACGGAGACACTCTTTGCCGCCGGCAGGGCCGTCGTCGTGGAGGGACGGTTCAAGAACCTCTGGGTCGACTCCAAGGGGGCGGTCCGTCTCCCCTCCCCTCCCTTTTCGAGGACCGAGTACAGGGTGTGGTCCCGTCCCGTGAACGGCGACGGGTCGGCGCTTGCGCGGAACGAGCGCCGATTGTACCTGGAACTGCCACGGCGGCTATCGCCACGGGTGGCCGGGCTCGCGCGCACCGTGACCGCCGATGCGTCAGGCGACCTCGAGGCCGCCTCGGCCATAAGACGCCACCTGACGGAGAACTACCGCTATACGCTCGACCCGGCGCCCGGCCCCACGGGAGACCCGGTAGGCGACTTCCTCTTCCACACCAGGGAGGGCTACTGCGAGCACTACGCAACGGCCATGGCCGTGATGCTCAGGACCGTCGGCATACCGTCGAGGCTCGTGACCGGTTTTCTCCAGGGCCGGTGGAACGAGTACGGCGACTACCTGGTGGTGCGCAACAGCGACGCCCATACGTGGGTCGAGGCCTATATCGAAGGGGCGGGCTGGATGCGCTTCGACCCCACGCCGGGCCAGGCGCCCGCCCCGGACTCCGGGGTATCGACCCTGGCCCTCCTCATGGACTCGCTGCGGTGGAGGTGGATAAAGTACGTCGTAACCTACAGCTCGGCCGACCAGTTGAGGGCCGCCGCCGGGCTCGAGCGCCGGGCCGGCTCGATGCTCGGCTCCCTGCGGACCTGGCTCAAGGGTCTGGGGGCCAGGGCATGGGGCGCGGGCGAGGGGGCCGGGGGAGGATTTCCCGTTACGGCGGCGCTCTCCACGGCGGCCGTCGCGGCGGCGGCGCTCTTCGCGCTCCGGCGCCACGGCCGGCCGGCCGGCGCCGGCGGCGACACGCCCGCCTATTACAGGGAGATGCTGAGGGTCCTTGAAAAGAAGGGCTTCCCGCGTCGCCCCTCGGAGACGCCCTCGGAGCTTGCGGCAAGGTGCGGCTCGGCCCACGTGCGGGCCGTGACCGAGGTCTTCGAGGCCCACCGCTACGGCGGCGTGGAGCCTCCGGCAAGGGTCATGGCCGAGGTGCGAAGACGCATAAAAGGGTTGTCGGCCTCTCCCCTCTCTTCGGGGAAGAGGCAAGGGGGGAGAAGAGACGGCGGCTCCTGA
- a CDS encoding DUF58 domain-containing protein, producing the protein MCVKSVISAPLPWLAMVAAGLWGRAARIAGRREFWLPRTLRITREGRRFLALLMVIAVAAVNTGNNLLYLVTAALLSLIVISGVMSETALRGVTAGRRLPAGLYRGSPATVGIAVANGKRLFSSYSVTVREMDTPGLEAAPAYALRLPPRGDALVTTTYLFTRRGRYRLEGFRITTRFPFGLFTKGKLCRRPQEVVVFPAVRPVEAAGRGGPAGRDGSSSGRRGEGHDFHGLREYTLGDDSRRIHWRSTAKAARLLARETEVESERSVTIRFDNYRPGGAPDRAELEFEEAVDRAASLAAHYIERGYSVGLRTLGERLAPRGGPAQLRAVLTALALTEPVEGSAAASLSVTVEP; encoded by the coding sequence ATGTGCGTGAAGAGTGTCATATCGGCGCCGCTTCCCTGGCTCGCCATGGTCGCGGCCGGGCTGTGGGGGCGGGCGGCCCGCATCGCCGGCCGCAGGGAGTTCTGGCTTCCCCGCACCCTGCGCATAACGCGCGAGGGGAGGCGCTTTCTCGCGCTGCTCATGGTCATCGCCGTGGCGGCCGTGAACACGGGCAACAACCTCCTCTACCTCGTCACGGCGGCGCTGCTCTCGCTCATCGTCATCTCGGGCGTCATGTCGGAGACGGCGTTGAGGGGCGTTACGGCAGGGCGGAGGCTGCCCGCCGGCCTTTACAGGGGCTCGCCCGCGACGGTGGGGATCGCCGTGGCCAACGGCAAGCGTCTCTTCTCCTCCTACTCGGTGACGGTCCGCGAGATGGACACGCCCGGGCTCGAGGCGGCCCCGGCCTACGCGCTCCGTCTGCCGCCGCGGGGGGACGCCCTGGTGACGACGACCTATCTCTTCACGAGGAGGGGGCGCTACAGGCTCGAGGGCTTCAGGATCACGACCCGCTTTCCCTTCGGTCTCTTCACCAAGGGAAAGCTCTGCCGCCGTCCCCAGGAGGTCGTCGTCTTTCCGGCCGTAAGGCCCGTGGAGGCGGCCGGGAGAGGCGGCCCCGCCGGGCGCGACGGCTCCTCCAGCGGCCGGCGCGGCGAGGGCCACGACTTTCACGGGCTGCGCGAGTACACCCTCGGCGACGACTCCCGGCGCATACACTGGCGCTCCACGGCCAAGGCGGCGAGGCTGCTGGCCAGGGAGACCGAGGTCGAGAGCGAGCGCAGCGTCACCATACGCTTCGACAACTACCGCCCCGGCGGCGCGCCGGACCGGGCGGAGCTGGAGTTCGAGGAGGCCGTGGACCGGGCGGCGAGCCTTGCGGCCCACTACATCGAGCGGGGCTACAGCGTGGGGCTTCGCACCCTCGGCGAGAGGCTTGCGCCGAGGGGCGGTCCGGCGCAGCTGCGCGCCGTGCTGACCGCGCTCGCCCTCACGGAGCCCGTAGAGGGGAGCGCCGCGGCGTCCCTCTCCGTCACGGTGGAGCCATGA
- a CDS encoding MoxR family ATPase, producing MDYSEAFAKTAALVDNLERVVRGKRAIIELAVAAMLARGHILIEDVPGVGKTTLAHGLARSVDCTFQRIQFTSDLLPSDVTGVTVYNQATRNFEFKPGPVFTNVVLADEINRATPKTQSALLEAMSERQVSVDKVSHPLPEPFMLIATQNPLEYSGTFPLPESQLDRFTMRLRMGYPGRDEELAIMKAQQAELDPEGLEAVVTTDELLAMASLVRSVRVSDGIAAYIMDIVEATRSHEGVRLGVSPRGSMVMYRTAQALALASSRRFCTPDDIKRLAVPVFAHRIIPEGYELETAGNAALVIEEILDDVKVPL from the coding sequence ATGGACTACAGCGAGGCCTTCGCTAAGACGGCGGCCCTGGTGGACAACCTCGAAAGGGTCGTGAGGGGAAAGCGCGCCATAATAGAGCTCGCCGTGGCGGCCATGCTCGCAAGGGGACACATCCTCATAGAGGACGTGCCCGGCGTGGGCAAGACCACCCTCGCCCACGGTCTTGCGAGGTCCGTCGACTGCACCTTCCAGCGCATACAGTTCACGAGCGACCTTCTGCCCTCGGACGTGACCGGCGTGACCGTCTACAACCAGGCGACCCGCAACTTCGAGTTCAAACCCGGTCCCGTCTTCACGAACGTGGTGCTCGCCGACGAGATAAACCGCGCAACGCCCAAGACCCAGTCGGCGCTGCTCGAGGCCATGAGCGAACGCCAGGTCTCGGTAGACAAGGTCTCCCACCCCCTGCCCGAACCCTTCATGCTAATCGCCACCCAGAACCCCCTCGAGTACTCGGGCACCTTTCCCCTGCCCGAGTCCCAGCTCGACCGCTTCACCATGAGGCTTCGCATGGGATATCCCGGGCGCGACGAAGAGCTCGCCATAATGAAGGCCCAACAGGCCGAGCTCGACCCCGAAGGGCTCGAGGCCGTGGTGACGACCGACGAACTCCTCGCCATGGCCTCGCTCGTCCGCTCGGTGCGGGTCTCCGACGGCATCGCCGCCTACATCATGGATATCGTCGAGGCCACGCGGTCCCACGAGGGCGTAAGACTGGGCGTTAGCCCCAGGGGATCGATGGTCATGTACAGGACCGCCCAGGCCCTCGCCCTGGCGAGCTCGCGCCGCTTCTGCACGCCCGACGACATAAAGAGGCTGGCGGTCCCCGTCTTCGCCCACAGAATAATACCCGAAGGCTATGAGCTCGAAACCGCCGGGAACGCGGCCCTCGTCATCGAGGAGATCCTCGATGACGTGAAAGTCCCTCTTTGA
- a CDS encoding aconitate hydratase — protein sequence MGKNITQKIIESHLVSGEAVAGKEIAIRIDQTLTQDATGTMAYLQFEAMGVPRVKTKLSVSYVDHNTLQYGGYENADDHRFLQTVAAKYGIYFSRPGNGICHQVHLERFGVPGQTLLGSDSHTPTCGGIGMMAMGAGGLDVAVAMGGGPFSLVCPKVVNVYLTGRLQPWVSAKDVILELLRRLSVKGGVGKVIEYGGPGVASLSVPERATITNMGAELGATTSIFPSDDVTREFMAAEKREDQWVELKADPDAAYDERIEINLDELEPLIARPHMPDNVCKVSEIEGMKVDQVCVGSCTNSSYRDLMLVAETLRRGGYKVHPELDLTISPGSRQVFDMIAHNGGLASLIEAGARILEAACGPCIGNGQSPPSGGVSLRTFNRNFEGRSGTKNAGVYLCSPEVAVAAAIKGVITDPRKLGEVPVIDVPREYMVDDSMIVPPADDPDKVEIRRGPNIQPLPRADRLPETLSGKVLIKLGDNITTDHITPAGTWLKYRSNVPKYAESVFSAIDPKFHEKAKAAGGGFVIGGENYGQGSSREHAALCPMYLGIKAVIAKSFARIHKDNLVNFGILPLTFADESDYDAVDEGDELELVGLTAEALKSGGDVILRNKTKGAEIRLKHGYSPRQVDILCEGGKLNYTRKLKAA from the coding sequence GTGGGAAAAAACATTACGCAGAAGATAATCGAGTCGCACCTTGTGAGCGGCGAGGCCGTCGCCGGTAAGGAGATCGCCATAAGGATCGACCAGACCCTTACCCAGGACGCCACCGGCACCATGGCCTACCTCCAGTTCGAGGCCATGGGTGTGCCGAGGGTGAAGACCAAGCTCTCGGTGAGCTACGTGGACCACAACACCCTCCAGTACGGCGGCTACGAGAACGCCGACGACCACAGGTTTCTCCAGACCGTGGCGGCCAAGTACGGCATCTACTTCTCGAGGCCCGGCAACGGCATATGCCACCAGGTCCACCTCGAGCGTTTCGGCGTTCCAGGCCAGACCCTTCTCGGCTCGGACAGCCACACGCCCACCTGCGGCGGCATCGGCATGATGGCCATGGGCGCCGGAGGACTCGACGTGGCCGTGGCCATGGGCGGGGGCCCCTTCAGCCTCGTATGCCCGAAGGTCGTGAACGTCTACCTGACCGGCAGGCTCCAGCCCTGGGTCTCGGCCAAGGACGTGATACTGGAGCTTCTGCGCCGCCTGAGCGTCAAGGGCGGGGTGGGCAAGGTCATCGAGTACGGCGGACCGGGCGTGGCGTCTCTGTCGGTGCCCGAGCGGGCGACGATAACCAACATGGGAGCCGAGCTCGGCGCCACGACCTCCATATTCCCCAGCGACGACGTAACGCGCGAGTTCATGGCCGCCGAGAAGCGCGAGGACCAGTGGGTGGAGCTCAAGGCCGACCCCGACGCCGCCTACGACGAGCGCATAGAGATCAACCTCGACGAGCTCGAGCCGCTCATCGCCAGGCCCCACATGCCCGACAACGTCTGCAAGGTCTCGGAGATCGAGGGGATGAAGGTCGACCAGGTCTGCGTCGGAAGCTGCACCAATTCGTCGTACCGCGACCTCATGCTCGTGGCCGAGACGCTGCGCCGCGGCGGCTACAAGGTCCACCCGGAGCTCGATCTCACGATCTCGCCCGGCTCGCGCCAGGTCTTCGACATGATAGCCCACAACGGCGGACTTGCAAGCCTCATCGAGGCCGGGGCGCGCATACTCGAGGCGGCCTGCGGTCCCTGCATAGGAAACGGCCAGTCGCCGCCCTCCGGAGGTGTGTCGCTTCGCACCTTCAACCGCAACTTCGAGGGCAGAAGCGGCACCAAGAACGCCGGCGTCTACCTCTGCAGCCCCGAGGTGGCCGTGGCGGCCGCCATCAAGGGCGTAATAACCGACCCCCGCAAGCTCGGCGAGGTGCCGGTGATAGACGTCCCCAGGGAGTACATGGTCGACGACTCGATGATCGTGCCGCCCGCCGACGACCCCGACAAGGTGGAGATAAGGAGGGGCCCCAACATCCAGCCGCTGCCGCGGGCCGACAGACTTCCCGAGACCCTCTCCGGCAAGGTGCTCATAAAGCTGGGCGACAACATAACGACCGATCACATAACCCCTGCCGGCACGTGGCTCAAGTACCGCAGCAACGTGCCCAAGTACGCCGAATCGGTCTTCTCGGCCATCGACCCCAAGTTCCACGAGAAGGCCAAGGCCGCGGGGGGCGGTTTCGTCATAGGCGGCGAGAATTACGGCCAGGGCTCCTCGCGCGAGCACGCGGCGCTGTGTCCCATGTACCTGGGCATAAAGGCCGTGATCGCCAAGAGTTTCGCCAGGATCCACAAGGACAACCTCGTCAACTTCGGCATCCTGCCCCTCACCTTCGCCGACGAGTCCGACTACGACGCCGTGGACGAGGGCGACGAGCTCGAGCTCGTGGGCCTTACGGCCGAGGCCCTCAAGTCGGGCGGGGACGTCATCCTCAGGAACAAGACCAAGGGCGCCGAGATAAGGCTCAAGCACGGCTATTCGCCCCGCCAGGTCGATATCCTCTGCGAGGGCGGAAAGCTCAACTACACCAGGAAGCTCAAGGCCGCCTGA
- a CDS encoding Glu/Leu/Phe/Val dehydrogenase, translating into MPQNRSARGLEFRTSVDRMVDKAMRIKGLEKGVADAIKGCNAVLKVNFPVEIKGRIEVFHGWRAVHSIHRLPAKGGIRYAPTVEQNEVEALAALMTYKCAIVDVPFGGAKGGLEIDPRRYTRDEMQRITRRFTREMATKGFLSPATNVPAPDMGTGQREMAWIADTYKHLYPEDINYVACVTGKPVHFGGVRGRVEATGRGVQYALREFFRHRDDVKAANLGGGLGDQRIIIQGLGNVGYHAAKFLSEEDGARIIAVIERDGALVNEDGLVIEDIHRYMVENGGVRGFPGASYVEDGRKVLEADCDILIPAAVEGVIDEENAPRIKARLVAEAGNGPVTFDADRILNDRGIAIIPDAYLNAGGVIVSYFEWVRNLGHIRFGRMARRAEEMRGFHIIRALEETTGKKMPDWVFRELNRGYDELDLVRSGLDDTMRLAFQHIREVKNSYPNVNDYRTAAYVIAIEKIAVSYLDIGVY; encoded by the coding sequence ATGCCGCAGAACAGGAGCGCCAGGGGGCTCGAGTTCCGCACGAGCGTGGACCGCATGGTGGACAAGGCCATGCGCATCAAGGGGCTCGAAAAGGGTGTAGCCGACGCCATCAAGGGCTGCAACGCCGTGCTCAAGGTCAACTTCCCCGTGGAGATAAAGGGCAGGATCGAGGTCTTCCACGGCTGGCGGGCCGTCCACAGCATACACAGGCTTCCGGCCAAGGGCGGAATCCGCTACGCGCCGACGGTGGAACAGAACGAGGTCGAGGCCCTGGCGGCGCTCATGACCTACAAGTGCGCCATAGTGGACGTCCCCTTCGGCGGGGCAAAGGGCGGTCTCGAGATAGACCCCCGGCGCTACACGCGCGACGAGATGCAGCGCATAACGCGGCGGTTCACAAGGGAGATGGCCACCAAGGGCTTCCTCAGCCCGGCCACGAACGTCCCGGCCCCGGACATGGGCACCGGCCAGCGCGAGATGGCCTGGATAGCCGACACGTACAAGCACCTCTATCCCGAGGACATAAACTACGTGGCCTGCGTGACGGGAAAACCGGTCCACTTCGGCGGCGTGCGGGGACGTGTCGAGGCCACGGGCCGCGGCGTCCAGTACGCACTGCGCGAGTTCTTCCGCCACCGCGACGACGTGAAGGCCGCAAACCTCGGCGGAGGTCTCGGCGACCAGCGCATAATCATCCAGGGGCTCGGCAACGTGGGCTACCATGCCGCCAAGTTCCTCTCCGAGGAGGACGGCGCCAGGATCATCGCCGTCATAGAGCGCGACGGCGCGCTGGTGAACGAAGATGGACTCGTCATAGAGGATATCCACCGCTACATGGTCGAGAACGGCGGGGTAAGAGGCTTTCCAGGGGCCAGCTACGTGGAGGACGGACGCAAGGTGCTCGAGGCGGACTGCGACATACTGATACCGGCGGCCGTGGAGGGGGTCATAGACGAGGAGAACGCGCCGCGCATAAAGGCGAGGCTCGTGGCCGAGGCGGGCAACGGCCCGGTCACCTTCGACGCCGACCGCATCCTCAACGACAGGGGCATAGCGATCATCCCCGACGCCTACCTCAACGCGGGAGGAGTCATCGTCTCCTACTTCGAGTGGGTCCGCAACCTCGGCCACATCCGCTTCGGCCGCATGGCCCGCCGCGCCGAAGAGATGCGGGGCTTCCACATAATCCGCGCCCTCGAGGAGACCACAGGAAAAAAGATGCCCGACTGGGTCTTCAGGGAGCTCAACCGCGGCTACGACGAACTCGACCTGGTGCGGTCGGGCCTCGACGATACGATGAGGCTCGCCTTCCAGCACATCCGCGAGGTCAAGAACTCCTACCCCAACGTCAATGACTACCGCACGGCCGCCTACGTCATAGCGATCGAGAAGATAGCCGTGTCGTACCTCGACATAGGCGTCTACTGA
- a CDS encoding carbonic anhydrase: protein MKHRLINVSREGEIPERYRHSPVGELLRCHNMGGEPAPCAAPRLVTVMCMDSRKTLRVPRNFSFVVRNSGGTVTGVSFAISYALAVGGIDHLAVIGHSDCRMVDLAAQREAFVAGLVGRWGWDAEAARRHFDEMAPRFGKVDAVESVLRDVRLIRSIYPGLTAAPLFYLVEDDRLYLVDESDGELREDGGAGTPD, encoded by the coding sequence TTGAAGCACAGGCTCATAAACGTAAGCCGTGAAGGGGAGATACCGGAGCGCTACCGGCACTCGCCCGTAGGGGAGCTGCTGAGGTGTCACAACATGGGCGGAGAACCCGCCCCCTGCGCGGCCCCGAGACTTGTGACCGTCATGTGCATGGACAGCCGCAAGACGCTGCGCGTGCCGCGCAACTTCTCCTTCGTGGTGAGAAACAGCGGAGGCACCGTCACGGGCGTGAGCTTCGCCATCTCCTACGCCCTCGCCGTGGGCGGCATAGACCACCTCGCCGTCATCGGCCACAGCGACTGCCGCATGGTGGACCTCGCCGCCCAGCGGGAGGCCTTCGTGGCCGGGCTCGTCGGACGCTGGGGCTGGGACGCCGAGGCGGCGCGAAGACACTTCGACGAGATGGCGCCGCGCTTCGGAAAGGTCGACGCCGTGGAGTCCGTGCTGCGCGATGTGCGCCTCATACGCTCCATCTACCCGGGACTCACGGCGGCGCCGCTCTTCTACCTCGTCGAGGACGACAGGCTCTACCTCGTCGACGAGTCCGACGGTGAGCTCCGGGAAGATGGAGGCGCCGGGACGCCCGACTGA
- a CDS encoding DUF488 family protein yields the protein MDVEIRVKRIYDEAAADDGLRVLVERLWPRGMSKERAAVHLWLREIAPSVQLRRWFGHDPSRWTEFRRRYRRELDAREEAVELILERCGRSAVTLLYSARDRERNSAVVLGEYLAERKSRRAGARPERSPIEAQAHKRKP from the coding sequence GTGGATGTGGAGATAAGGGTGAAGCGCATATACGACGAGGCCGCCGCGGACGACGGTCTTCGCGTGCTCGTCGAGAGGCTCTGGCCCAGGGGCATGTCCAAAGAGAGGGCGGCCGTTCATCTGTGGCTCAGGGAGATAGCTCCGTCCGTGCAGCTTCGCCGATGGTTCGGTCACGACCCATCGCGCTGGACCGAGTTCAGGCGGCGCTACCGCCGCGAGCTCGACGCAAGGGAGGAGGCGGTGGAGCTCATCCTCGAGCGGTGCGGACGTTCCGCCGTGACGCTCCTCTACTCGGCCAGGGACAGGGAGCGCAACAGCGCCGTCGTGCTCGGCGAGTACCTCGCCGAGAGAAAGAGCCGCCGGGCCGGGGCCCGGCCTGAAAGGAGCCCCATTGAAGCACAGGCTCATAAACGTAAGCCGTGA